In Vibrio chagasii, the sequence TTCATCAACATTCAGTTTGGCGCTAAACTGAAACTTACCATCATTCGTGATCTTAAGGTTTTGATCAGCACATTGGAACTTCACGTCCTGAACTTGCTCGCCTTTTTGAACATACACTGGAACATAACTATTGATATGGAAATTGAGCTCAAATGCTGAACCATTGTTCGAACGCACCGTTCTTGATAAATCAGTCGCTTCAGGTGCTTTCGCTATTGGTGAAAACCATAGATAAGCACGGTACTCTCCATCAGGCATATCGTCAGGTAAGGCGTTCATACGCAAACGAACAGTGCGCCTTTGATTAGGCTTTAGTTCACGGATGATTGGTGGTGAGACCTTAATCCAATCAGCAATGTTTTCTGACTCAGCAATATTAGCGTCAGTGCGAACTAAGCCGCTTGCCTTTACTGAACGGTAGATGGGCTTTATCTCTAGTCGGATCGGTTCATTTGAATTATTCTCCACGACAATTTTCTCCGTGACTGAGGCATCAGCGTCTAGGACAAAGCGAGTCGGTGCGATAAGGAGTTGAGCGTAAGCTTGTGCAGTGAAAAGTAAGCCGAAAAAGCATGAGATAAATAACTTCATTTATAATTGACCTCAAAAGGGATAGTGCTGGTATAAAGGCCAGCAGGATGATTAGCGCCAATTTTTACTTTTGCACCAATACACAGAAGTTTGCTTCTCCCATTCCCTTTAATTTTTGCTCGACCTCTCTTAGACAAGCCACAGCCAAAATAAAATTTCCTGATTCGAAGACGTTTCGATTTTTGAGAATGGTTAAGATATTGATTAGAAGGAAGCGAAACCACGATCTTTTTTCCCGGATCGCCTTCAACATAAAAACGAACCACGTAAATCTGACCATTAGCCGGATTAGCATCGGCATTTTGTCCAGAACCAGAGATATACATACCAGGAAATTTCACTTCCATATTTTCAGGAATTATTTCCAGAGCATAGAACGGGCTTGAATATAGAGTCAGTCCGATATATATCGCGTATTTAACTACGCATTCAAATAGAGACTTCATAGTAAAAGCGGCTGCTCTATTACAGCCACAATATTATACTAGTTTCACTTAATTATTGGTAAGTAACATCAACTGCAACGTTTGCAGCATAAGTACCAGCTACCAACGATGCGCTTGAAGTACGAGCCGTACCACCAATATTAAGATCCGCAGTACCACCAGTTAGGGTTATAGCGTTGTTAAAATCAAACTCAGCAGCAATCGTATTTACACCGTTAACTAAGTTGGTATCAGAAATACTTACTGTCACCGTATCACCTGATTCACCCGTAAGTGTAAACGCCGCAGCTCCTGCATCACCTTGAGCAACAACAACATCTGTCGTGTTATCTGAAGTGATGATACCGAAATCTAAATCACTCGTTTTTGTCATTGTAATCGCTTGTTTTACTTCTAGTGTTGCATCAAAAGTGTCACTCACAGCAAAAACGTTTGCTGAAGAGATAGAAAGTGCAGAGACGGCAACAACCTTAAAGACTTTATTCATTTCTTTAATCCTTTATATAAAATCGGCTTTATTATTAGGGTTACCTAATAGTCAAACATAGTTAACAATTAAGTAACAACAATCCTATTTAGAAAATATATATATTGACACTTATTTATAAAGAAATGGGACGCATTGAGAATAAGATCACGCTAATTGATATAAATAACACCAATAAAAATAATGGTATTAGAGCATTTCATCCAACAATATATAAAACTTGTTTTACATCCTAATCAGTTAATAAATATATTTATTTAATCAAGAACACTTAAATTTTTTAGAATATATTAAAAATACAGTACGAGATAAATTTGAAGTAAGACGAGAAAACGACGTATATAGATCAGCGTGTTGCAATAAAGTCTCAAATTTGAAACAAACTAGAGAAACCATAACCTTGTAATAAAATTGAAATATTAACCGGCAAGGGGTTAATTTATGTAACCTCACTATTGATAGTGTATTAAAAATAAGACATATCAAATCATCTAACATTATTATTTGTTACGGTGATTAAGACTATTAAATAACGTCTAAAAAGGAGGATAATTTGATATTAATGACCTATTCAGTTTCATTTCTCACGAGCGTTAAGTGCAGCAAAGCGCGTGATATTAGAAGCTTGATGCAAGGTAGTTGAAAGCGGTAACACACTCATCTTTAGACTCAGTAATGCTTTGGCTGTCTTTTAACTGTCTATGGTTGACTCCAAATCCCAAATTGCCTCCCCTTCGAGTACTTTAACCGCAACACTTTGTTGGTCCATCTTGCCAAGAAATAACCAACCTAAGATACCCAGTCCCCGATTTCAGTCTGATTGAATAGGAATGCAGCACTTTCCTGCAATTTATTTGTGATCTGGGTTGCACGCGTACCGCATACTATCAGATACTGAACAAAACTAACCTTCAGCCACAGTACACAGTTACCCGTAGACTGTTCAGGAAATTCAATGAGTTCAGATAATCAGCCAACCTACTTCTTTTTCGATTACGAAACATGGGGCGTGAGCCCAGCGAAAGATCGTCCAAGTCAGTTCGCCGGCGTTCGTACCGACCAAGATTTCAATATTATTGGTGAGCCATTGGTCATCTACTGCCAACCTCCTGCTGATTACCTTCCTGCACCTGAAGCTGCACTGATTACTCGAATCACTCCACAAAAAGCCATGTCTCAAGGCCTGGCGGAACCAGAGTTCATCGCTAAGATCCATGCTGAACTTGCAAAGCCGAACACCACAAGCCTTGGTTACAACAGTATTCGATTCGATGATGAAGTCACGCGATACACCTGTTACCGTAACTTCATTGACCCGTATGCATGGAGCTGGCAGAACGGTAACTCTCGTTGGGATCTTTTAGATGTGATGCGTGCCGTACACGCCCTGCGTCCTGACGGTATTGTTTGGCCAGAAAACGAAGAAGGTTTCCCAAGCTTTAAACTGGAACATCTATCTGTGGCAAATGGCATTGAACACGAAAACGCGCACGATGCGATGGCCGATGTTATTGCGACGATTGAACTCGCGAAAAAGCTAAAAGCCGCACAACCTAAGATGTTTGATTATCTCTACAACATGCGCCACAAACGTAAGTTGAATGAGCTGGTCGACATCGTAAATATGACACCGTTAATGCACGTTTCAGGTATGTTCGGTCGTGACTGCAATTACACAAGCTGGATTGTTCCTATGGCGTGGCACCCTACCAATCAAAACGCGGTGATTGTTGTCGACCTAGCAAAAGATCCAAGCCCGCTATTAGAACTTGATACTGATGAGCTCAGAGAAAGACTTTACACCAAGCGCAGCGACCTAAATGAAGACGAGCTGCCAGTGCCAATTAAGCTGGTTCAACTCAACAAGTGCCCTATTCTAGCGCCAGCAAAAACGTTAACCGCTGAAAATGCTGAAACCATTGGTATTGATCGTCAGCAGTGTTTGAAGAACCTCGCGATCCTGCGCGAACACCCAGAAATTCGTGAAAAATTGATTGGCTTATATTCACAGGAACGTGAGTACGAAAAGAGCGACGATGTAGATACCCAGCTTTACGATGGCTTCTTCTCACCGGCGGATAAAACCGCGATGAACATCATCCGTGAGACTGACCCAAATAATTTATCAGCGTTAGACATTACCTTCAGTGACGAACGCATCAAGCCTTTGTTGTTCCGTTACCGCGCACGTAACTTCCCATGGACGCTAGATGAATCCGAGCAACTTAAGTGGGCAAACCATTGTCGTGAGTTTTACGAAAGCCGCTTAGAAGAGTACATGCTCAACCTAGAGAACCTCGCACACGAACATGAAAGTGACGAGAAGAAAATGGCTATTTTGAAAGCGGTGTATCAATACGTAGAAAAGCTAGCTAGTTAACCCATTATCGAGAGATGTAAAACCTTGAAAGAAAGATTGATCAAACTCGTTTACTGCTTAATCTCCTTCACCTTAATCATAGGTGCTCTCACTGCAGGCAACGCGTTACAACAATACTTAGACACCTCAATCCCAGGCAGTATTTTTGGCATGTTAATTCTGTTCACTGCCATGGTGATTGGTATTGTGCCGGCACATTGGGTACAACCTGGTGCCAGCCTAATTATTCGTTTGATGATTTTACTGTTTGTCCCGATCAGTGTCGGGCTTATGGAACACTTTGACATGCTGATCGCTAACGCGCTGCCGATTATGGCGAGTGCAGTGGGTGGCACGCTCATTGTACTAGTCTCCTTATCATGGTTCTTAGACCGCTTGCTAGCGAGAGGTAAGTAATCATGTGGATTCTATTAACTATTGTGGTGTTTCTGTTTGCTCGTTGGGTAAGTCAGAAAGTGAACTCCCCACTATGTAACCCGCTTCTAATAAGCATTGGCATCATCATTCCAATTCTGACGTTCTTTAAAGTCCCCTTCGAGACCTACTACGCAGACAACACTTGGATTACCTACATGCTTCAGCCAGCGGTTGTCGCCCTAGCTTATCCTTTATATGAGCAACTACCTCAAATTCGAGCCAACTGGCGAATCATTACCTTTGCATGCACGCTGGGTAGTGTGATGTCGATGACAACAGCGGCAATGATTGCCGTCGCTTTCAAAGCCGACCTAAGTTTGATTGCGAGTCTATTGGGCAAATCAGTCACTACCCCTATTGCGATGGAAGTATCAAGCCATCTTGGTGGTGAAGCGGCGATTGCTGCAATACTGGTTCTTATCGTCGGATTATTTGGGGCAATTTTTGCTTACCCTATCTACAATCTAATTGGCATTAAGAGCCCTATTGCCAGGGGTTTAACCATGGGCACAGTTTCTCACGCGTTGGGTACGGCAACTTGCGCTGAAAAGAACCAAGAAGATGCGGCTTTCAGTTCACTGGCGTTAGTGCTGTGTGGCGTTATCACCTCAATAATCGCACCTAGCGTGTTTGGTTTGGTGGTCTGGTTCTATTCCTAGCCAAGACGCCCACAACCCGACTTAGCCCAAGCCAAGCCCTGTCGATATCAGTGTTTGCTTGGGCTTTTTGTTGCCATTTATTCAGCTAATAACAGGCGATTTTGAACAATAAGTGCGATATCAGCTGTAAAAATGGTCTTTGCAATCGATTTCAAGTGTGACCTCACTCTAATTATGCAAACCAATGTAACAACAACAATACAATAGTGATCATTGTCACAGAAAATTCCTGAGCATTGCATAAACTTAAAGCCTAAGGTCAATTAAGGATTCAACATGAACAGTCGTATTACCCTGGCGCTGGAAAGTGCTCCATCATCAATGAAAGCGCTTTTAAGTGACATCGTATTAGCAGACA encodes:
- a CDS encoding molecular chaperone, with product MKLFISCFFGLLFTAQAYAQLLIAPTRFVLDADASVTEKIVVENNSNEPIRLEIKPIYRSVKASGLVRTDANIAESENIADWIKVSPPIIRELKPNQRRTVRLRMNALPDDMPDGEYRAYLWFSPIAKAPEATDLSRTVRSNNGSAFELNFHINSYVPVYVQKGEQVQDVKFQCADQNLKITNDGKFQFSAKLNVDEHSEKVVLLRNAELTKPFPKGSKVSLVQNDQPLYECVL
- a CDS encoding DUF4402 domain-containing protein, with product MKSLFECVVKYAIYIGLTLYSSPFYALEIIPENMEVKFPGMYISGSGQNADANPANGQIYVVRFYVEGDPGKKIVVSLPSNQYLNHSQKSKRLRIRKFYFGCGLSKRGRAKIKGNGRSKLLCIGAKVKIGANHPAGLYTSTIPFEVNYK
- a CDS encoding DUF4402 domain-containing protein, whose amino-acid sequence is MNKVFKVVAVSALSISSANVFAVSDTFDATLEVKQAITMTKTSDLDFGIITSDNTTDVVVAQGDAGAAAFTLTGESGDTVTVSISDTNLVNGVNTIAAEFDFNNAITLTGGTADLNIGGTARTSSASLVAGTYAANVAVDVTYQ
- the sbcB gene encoding exodeoxyribonuclease I encodes the protein MSSDNQPTYFFFDYETWGVSPAKDRPSQFAGVRTDQDFNIIGEPLVIYCQPPADYLPAPEAALITRITPQKAMSQGLAEPEFIAKIHAELAKPNTTSLGYNSIRFDDEVTRYTCYRNFIDPYAWSWQNGNSRWDLLDVMRAVHALRPDGIVWPENEEGFPSFKLEHLSVANGIEHENAHDAMADVIATIELAKKLKAAQPKMFDYLYNMRHKRKLNELVDIVNMTPLMHVSGMFGRDCNYTSWIVPMAWHPTNQNAVIVVDLAKDPSPLLELDTDELRERLYTKRSDLNEDELPVPIKLVQLNKCPILAPAKTLTAENAETIGIDRQQCLKNLAILREHPEIREKLIGLYSQEREYEKSDDVDTQLYDGFFSPADKTAMNIIRETDPNNLSALDITFSDERIKPLLFRYRARNFPWTLDESEQLKWANHCREFYESRLEEYMLNLENLAHEHESDEKKMAILKAVYQYVEKLAS
- a CDS encoding LrgB family protein — its product is MWILLTIVVFLFARWVSQKVNSPLCNPLLISIGIIIPILTFFKVPFETYYADNTWITYMLQPAVVALAYPLYEQLPQIRANWRIITFACTLGSVMSMTTAAMIAVAFKADLSLIASLLGKSVTTPIAMEVSSHLGGEAAIAAILVLIVGLFGAIFAYPIYNLIGIKSPIARGLTMGTVSHALGTATCAEKNQEDAAFSSLALVLCGVITSIIAPSVFGLVVWFYS
- a CDS encoding CidA/LrgA family protein, translating into MKERLIKLVYCLISFTLIIGALTAGNALQQYLDTSIPGSIFGMLILFTAMVIGIVPAHWVQPGASLIIRLMILLFVPISVGLMEHFDMLIANALPIMASAVGGTLIVLVSLSWFLDRLLARGK